Proteins co-encoded in one Yamadazyma tenuis chromosome 1, complete sequence genomic window:
- a CDS encoding ubiquitin protein ligase (BUSCO:EOG09261MOX; EggNog:ENOG503NVAX; COG:O), whose product MADIPVKSRVGQRSSKRTTNGAKNKGFKGQGDKSTSGDEFDDSSHQCVICAETLEYVAYTPCQHKTCHRCCLRQRVLYEKQNCLVCRTANDVVVISEQLDGDFNDFPQTKLQIHDEKCKVSYTSEAVRNACTELLEYKCSVKGCGLIFDNFKDLQDHTKSEHNKFFCLICYNNKKAFISELPLYHSKALNNHQQVGDQKGFKGHPACQYCFKKRFYSEDELNVHVRDSHERCHICDQDNPNTATYYKNYNDVYDHFKSNHYVCSIQSCLDKKFVVFREDLDLTAHMLKEHGAITGANDRIVIGAGRAYQSQLSTYPRNPARSNGETDNSDPQDVKKMRLEERAKHYLEYQNQKIQQFLAINKTFKSGTIDADEVAKSYKELFATQSPEEIGILLSEFAELFPESSSKFASLKKEVETIVKNSNQYDFPILGGSLQGSAVNLHNWGGSPSGSRNSSTDKFPVLSKAKPKNQAPSISAAKQPIRYTTVVHQQPTLPKSVNIHSFNNDTSYRPSYLDSSSSASNSAPKAPSASNGSLKARMMFQSARVLVYKTRILGGHSVTSQLVPARFQSTNNKTASLKVDDPQLMIAFTCKKCDTRSSHTFSKQAYTKGTVAIQCPGCKNRHLIADNLKIFKDDKFSLEEVLKAKGESVSTSTEDLVFNDIPESLREKIGHHARDAPEDYQKKLEPENTALPKGNDK is encoded by the exons ATGGCAGATATACCTGTGAAGTCTCGAGTGGGCCAAAGATCGAGCAAACGCACAACAAACGGGGCAAAAAACAAGGGTTTTAAGGGTCAAGGAGATAAGTCCACTAGTGGGGACGAATTTGATGACTCTTCTCACCAATGTGTAATATGTGCTGAGACTCTTGAGTATGTCGCCTATACTCCGTGTCAACATAAAACCTGCCATAGGTGCTGCTTGAGACAAAGAGTGTTGTACGAAAAACAGAACTGTTTGGTTTGCAGAACTGCTAACGATGTTGTTGTAATATCTGAGCAATTagatggtgatttcaacgattttccacaaacaaaactaCAGATCCATGATGAGAAATGCAAGGTGTCCTACACATCAGAAGCCGTCAGAAATGCTTGTACTGAGCTATTAGAATACAAGTGTTCGGTAAAAGGCTGCGGTCTTATATTCGACAACTTtaaagatcttcaagatcataCAAAACTGGAACACAATAAGTTTTTTTGCTTGATCTGttacaacaacaaaaaaGCATTCATCAGTGAACTACCCTTGTATCACTCCAAGGCGTTAAataatcatcaacaagttggagaCCAGAAGGGGTTCAAAGGACACCCAGCTTGTCAATATTGTTTTAAGAAAAGGTTTTACtctgaagatgagttgaatGTTCATGTTAGAGACAGTCATGAGAGATGTCATATTTGTGATCAAGACAATCCCAACACTGCCACTTACTACAAGAACTACAATGATGTATATGATCACTTCAAATCCAACCATTATGTGTGCAGCATACAATCATGTTTGGATAAAAAGTTTGTGGTGTTTAGAGAAGACTTAGACTTAACAGCACATATGTTGAAAGAACATGGTGCCATTACTGGTGCAAATGATAGGATTGTCATCGGTGCTGGGAGAGCATACCAATCACAGCTCTCTACCTATCCAAGAAACCCAGCAAGATCTAATGGTGAAACAGATAATTCGGACCCTCAAGAtgtgaagaagatgaggcTAGAAGAGAGAGCCAAGCATTACTTGGAataccaaaaccaaaaaatcCAACAGTTCTTAGCCATAAATAAAACTTTCAAGTCTGGAACCATTGATGCAGATGAAGTGGCGAAGAGTTACAAGGAGTTGTTTGCTACACAAAGCCCTGAAGAAATCGGAATTCTTTTATCAGAATTTGCCGAGTTATTCCCTGAATCCAGTAGTAAATTCGcgtctttgaagaaagaggtGGAAACTATTGTAAAGAATTCCAACCAATATGATTTTCCAATCCTTGGTGGTAGCCTTCAAGGTTCAGCTGTGAACCTTCATAACTGGGGCGGCTCACCTTCAGGTAGTAGAAACTCGTCAACCGACAAGTTTCCTGTTCTTTCCAAGGCCAAACCGAAGAACCAGGCACCAAGTATTctggctgcaaaacaaCCAATACGATATACTACTGTCGTACATCAACAGCCTACTTTACCAAAGTCGGTGAACATCCACTCCTTCAATAACGATACCAGTTATAGACCCTCGTATCTCGACCTGTCATCTTCAGCATCAAATTCTGCCCCTAAAGCTCCTTCTGCTTCTAACG GTAGTCTTAAAGCACGTATGATGTTCCAGAGTGCCAGAGTGCTTGTCTATAAAACTAGAATTCTTGGGGGTCACCTGGTGACCTCTCAGTTGGTTCCAGCAAGATTCCAAAGCACAAACAATAAAACTGCTTCTTTAAAGGTGGACGATCCTCAGCTTATGATAGCCTTTACATGCAAGAAATGCGACACTAGGTCTTCACACACATTCTCCAAACAAGCATACACCAAGGGCACAGTGGCAATCCAGTGTCCAGGCTGCAAAAACCGTCATTTGATAGCGGATAAcctcaagatcttcaaggACGACAAATTCAGTTTGGAAGAAGTTTTAAAGGCCAAGGGCGAGTCTGTTTCCACCAGCACTGAAGATTTGGTTTTCAATGACATTCCTGAAAGCTTGAGGGAAAAGATTGGTCACCATGCTAGAGATGCTCCAGAGGATTACCAAAAGAAACTCGAACCAGAAAATACGGCTCTTCCCAAAGGGAATGATAAATGA
- a CDS encoding phosphatidylglycerophosphatase (EggNog:ENOG503P247; COG:S; BUSCO:EOG09264S4C), producing the protein MFNVSATLNVSRLAANPSLCLPHLSVTSFDKIPIPFQIPNHENAVIKGIVLDKDNCFAKDHDDKVWKDYEDTWKKLQKTYPKEHILIVSNSAGTNDDIDHQQAATLEVNTGVTVLRHPTKKPGCFNEILEYFKTQGITKPSEIIVVGDRLFTDMLMANMMGAWGLWISEGVEESQKLFPRLERGLFNKLVTQRSDNPFVPPTPTE; encoded by the exons ATGTTTAATGTTAGTGCTACACTCAACGTGTCGAGATTGGCTGCCAATCCTTCACTCTGCCTCCCTCACTTGTCGGTAACGTCATTTGACAAGATCCCAATTCCTTTCCAAATTCCAAACCATGAGAATGCAGTTATAAAAGGCATTGTTCTCGACAAGGACAACTGCTTTGCAAAGGATCACGATGACAAGGTGTGGAAAGATTATGAA gatacttggaaaaaacTTCAGAAAACCTATCCTAAAGAACACATTTTGATAGTTAGCAACTCAGCTGGCACAAACGATGATATAGATCACCAACAAGCCGCAACATTAGAGGTCAACACCGGTGTGACGGTTCTTAGACATCCAACTAAGAAGCCAGGTTGTTTTaatgaaatcttggaaTATTTTAAAACCCAAGGTATCACTAAACCCAGCGAAATCATCGTTGTAGGGGATAGACTATTTACAGATATGCTTATGGCCAATATGATGGGGGCATGGGGTTTATGGATAAgtgaaggagttgaagaatctcaaAAGCTATTCCCAAGACTCGAACGAGGCttgttcaataaacttGTTACTCAGAGATCGGACAACCCATTTGTACCTCCTACTCCTACTGAGTAA